The DNA window CCGCGACTGCCCGACTCCGAGCGAATTACCCACGACGACCTCGGCTATACGAGCGACGGAATTATCCATGTGGCAGCACGTTTCGGATACATGGAGCGGCCCAATGTTCCGCGCGCGCTAGCGCTGCTCAGCCCCGAGGAGACCGAGGGCGCCATCGATCTGGAGAACGCGTCCTACTTCCTGTCAAAGCTCGACCTTTGCCTTGGCGATGCGCCGACGATGGCGCCATGGCGCAAGCGACTGTTCATCGCCACCTCGCACATCACCGCTGACGCAGCGGGGCATTTCGGCCTCCCGCTGGGTCGGACGGTCATCGTCGGCTCTCGCATCGAGGTCTGACACTCCCCGCTCGGCTTGATACGCCGCTCTCACCGTCTGGCCACCCGAGGATGAGGTGTAGCAGCGGGCGAATTTCGCGTGACCGTCGTGCCAGTCAGGTAACGCCGAACATGGTCAGCAGGCTTTCTGTGCGCCACCAGATCAGCAGCACAAACAGCAGCAGAACTCCGACCGTCGCCCCGACCTGAACCGCGGTGCGCGATTTCCGTGGCGCATACGCGTACGCCGCCGCGATCGCCGCACCCGTGACGAGCCCGCCGATATGGCCCTGCCAACTGATGTTCTGCGAACTCACCAGCGGGATCACAAAGGTGAACGCCATGTTCAGCGCGATGAGGCCGATCACCCAACGGACGTCCAGATTGAGCCGCTTGCCAACCACGAACGTCGCCCCGAACAAACCGAAGATCGCACCGGAAGCGCCTGCGGTCTGCGCGCCGAGCGACGACAACAGGTACACCAGCACGGATCCGCCGAGCGCACTCGTGAAATACAACCCGATGAACCGCAGCCGCCCCAATGCTGCCTCCAACGGCGGGCCCACCACATACAGCGCCCACATGTTGAACAGGATGTGCGTCACGCCGTAATGCAGGAACGCCGACGTCAACAGCCGATACCACTCCCCGTCGGCCACCGCGGGCGAGAACAGCACAAGCTCGCGCTGCAGATCCACCGACACGGTCTGCAGACCGAACATCACCACGTTGATGCCGATCAACACATACGTGACCAGCGGCGTGGCCGACGGCACCCCGCCGAACTGTGTGCGGGCCTGCCGGACCGTCTTGGCACCCTCGCCAACACATTCGGCGCACTGATGCCCCACCGCGGCGTCGCGCATGCACTCCGGGCAGATGAATCTGTTGCAGCGGTTGCACCGCACGTACGTCGCGCGGTCGGGGTGCCGGTAGCAGGTCGGCGTCTGCGGCGGGGTGGTCATGCCTACAGCGTGCCGAACAGTTCGATCCAGTTGCCGTCGGGATCGGCGACGAACATCCAACCCATTCCCGGCACCGGCTCAAACTCCGTCAGCGGTTCCACCACGTCGTACGGCGACTCGGCGAAGATCTTCGACAACCCGGTGAGGTCCTTCACTCCGATCGTGAAGTACCGAACCCCGGCCGCCGCCCGCCCGCCTCCCGAAGTCGCGGGCAACGGAGGCGGTGTCGTGAAGGTGACGAGCTTGAGCACGCTGCCGCCCAGCGAGTAGCGCCGCTGCGATCCGCCGGGAAACTCGATCTCACCCTGCAACTCGAGCTCGAGGAAGCCCTCGTAGAAAGCGACCATCGCGTCCAGGTTGGTCGTCACCAGGCCGACCTCGATGCCCGGTGAGAGCAGATCAAGTTTCACGTTCGCCTCGCTTCTCTCGAGAAGTGTTCTCCCCAGCAGGTCTGCCGGCGGTTGGTGCCAGTGATCCACGTAGACGGCCGCGCCGAGCGGACGTCGCCAGGACCCGAACCGTTGCGGCGCTTGGGCCAACCAACGCCATCCACACGAACCTACTGCCCAACCGAGTAACGATTCGGTCACTATCGAAATCACGATCATTTAAGAAGGCCCGCCGAATTATGAGGGTTTTCAAGATCTGCGCAGCAATCTGGACGGCGACTTAGCCAATGTCGCCGAAATTGCGGCATAAATCACGTCCGTCGGATGTAACGCCGTAGATGCAGGCAGAGCCGCTGCTGCGGTTCGGATTCGCGCTACTTTTGTTTCGCTACCGTGGAATTCGGGAACGGGGGGAACAGCGACACATTGCAATTCAAAGGGAGAAGAAGTCACATGAAGTTCACCAATATCCAAGCTCGTATCGTCGGCGCGTGCGCGGCGGGTTCGCTGCTCGGCGGCCTGGCGGTTGCGACCATCGCCGCACCGTCGGCCATGGCAACTCCGGCAGGCTGCAGCGCCAGCGAGCTTTCTGGCACCGTCAGCTCGGCGACCGGCTCGGCGCGTGCGTACCTCGCCAGCCATCCTGGCGCTGACGCGGCGGTGACGACGGCGTTCAGCCAGCCCCGCGATCAGGCGGCCGCAACGCTGCGCGGGTACTTCACCGCCAACCCGGGTGAGTACAACGACCTGCGCGGCATCCTGTCGCCGATCGGTGACAAGCAGAGCCAGTGCAACGTCACCGTGCTGCCGCCGGATCTCGCATCGGCATACAGCCAGTTCATGGCCGGCTGAGCCCATCGAATCGAGTAGCGAAAACCCGCCGTCACAGCCCCGCTGTAGCGGCGGGTTTTTCGTCGCCGGAAGTAACACTTTCGGTCGGCGCTTAGACTGACTTGATATGAAGTCGATGAGAACAGCCGCGGTAGCCGCAGCGCTGCTTGTCGCTGCCGGCGTGTCCGCTGGTCACGCGTACGCACAGCCGTCCTCGGAGCCGGCACCGTCACCCAGTCCCGCCGAGGCGGCGCCGCCCTCGGAGGGCGCACCCCCGCCGGGGCCGAAGACGACCATCGACGCCGACGGCACGTACGCGGTCGGAACGGACATCGTGCCGGGCGTCTACTCGTCGGCGGGACCCATTCCCGACGGCGCAGCGTGCTACTGGAAGCGGGTGAGCGGCGACAAGATGGTCGACAATGCGCTCACCAAGAAGCCCGCAGTGGTGCAAGTCCTCGCGAACGACACGACGTTCACCACCAACGACTGCCAATCATGGGCGCTGACCAACGCCCCAATGCCACCGCAGGCCGGCGCTGGGGACATACTCGGTCAGCTCGGCAAGCTGATCATCACCGGACCGAAGGGCCCGTCGGCGCAATCAGCCCCGGCGGCCACGGTGCCGGCTCCTGCGGCCCAGCAGCCAACGGAACATTTGGCGCCCTCGAGCGCTGCGCCTGGACCCTGACGGCGTGACCGACGACGGCCGAATCCGCGTACCGGCGGATCTCGACGCCGTGACCGCAGTCGGCGAGGAAGACCACTCGGAGGTCGACCCGGCATCGATCGAGCGGATCTGGCAGGCGGCTCGGTACTGGTACCAGGCGGGCATGCATCCGGCGATCCAACTCTGCCTGAGGCACAACGGGAAAGTCGTTCTGAACCGCGCCATCGGCCACGGTTGGGGTAATGGGCCAACCGATCCGTCGGACGCCGAAAAGATTCCTGTCACAACGGATACGCCGTTCTGCGCATACTCCGCGGCGAAGGCGATCACGACGACCGTCGTGCACATGTTGGTCGAACGTAAAGAGTTCTCACTCGATGACCGCGTGTGCGACTACCTGCCGGCCTACACCAGCCACGGCAAGGATCGGACCACCATCCGGCACGTGATGACCCACAGCGCAGGCATTCCGATCTACCGCGGACCACGCGTCGACCTCAAACGCATGGACGACAGCGAGTACACCCGTGAGCAGCTCAGCGCGCTGAAGCCGCTGTACCGGCCCGGCCTCGTGCACATCTACCACGGGCTGACATGGGGACCGCTGATGCGTGAGATCGTTTCGGCGGCCACCGGTCGGAACATTCGCGAAATTCTCGCCACCGAGATCCTCGACCCGCTGGGCTTCCGCTGGACTAATTACGGGGTTGCGCCCCAAGATGTTCCGCTGGTCGCCCCAAGCCACGCCACGGGGAAACCCATGCCCGGGCCGATGGAGAAGGTGTTCAGCCTCGCCGTCGGCGGGTCGATGCACAATATCATCCCGTTCTCGAACTCGCCGCAGTACCTCACCAGCGTGCTGCCGTCGTCCAACAACATCTCGACGGCCAACGAGCTGTCGCGTTTCGCCGAGATTCTGCGCCGCGGTGGCGAACTCGACGGGGTGCGGGTGCTCAAGCCTGAAACCCTGAAGGCCGCGGTGAAGGAGTGCAGGCGGCTACGCCCCGACGTGGCCACCGGTCTGGTGCCGCTGCGCTGGGGTACCGGATACATGCTGGGCTCCAACAGATTCGGCCCGTTCGGCCGCGACGCGCCTGCCGCCTTCGGTCACACCGGCTTGAGCAACATCGCGGTGTGGGCCGACCCTGAGCGCGGCCTGGCCGCCGGTCTCATCAGCAGCGGCAAGCCGGGCGGGCATCGCGAGGCCAAGCGTTATCCGGCGCTGATGGATCTCATCGCCGCCGAGTTGTCGCGCACACCGCGATAGATTCCGCGCCGCACAATCACTGACATCAGGATCCGTTCGAACGACCATGCGGGGAACCGGAAGGGCTTTCCGTTCGGCGCGAAGACCTCGAGACCATCGGGCTGGATTCCGAGGATCGAACCCCACCTCCGACTCGCGGGACGGAAGGAACGCAGCGGCTGATCGGCGAACTCGGCCAAGATGTTTCGCGCGAGCAGCCCGTCCGCGCGGTTGCGCGCCGAGCTGCGAAGCGGATCGGTGGCGGCGACGTCGCCGATCGCGAAAACGCCGCGGTGATCGGGAACCCTCAGCTCGGGCGTGACGCGAACGAATCCGTGCTCGTCGAGAAGCTCGGCCGGCAACCAGTCCGTGTTGGGCCGAACGCGACCGATCGTCCACAGCACGGCGTCAGCGGATGCGGATGGCTGACCAGTGCTGAATTCGACTGGCGTGCTGGTGATGTCATCGCACTCAAAGCCGTCGGGGATCACGGCGCGGTGGCCCGGATGTAGCCGGACCCCGGCCTCGACGAGCTGACTGCGCACCCGATCCCAGGCGCGGTCGTGGTGGTGTTCCAGCGCACGCTCACCGGGGAAGTACAACTCGACCCGCTTGTTCGGCCACGTCCTAGCCACGTTGTACGCACTGCTCACCGCCGCCGCGCCGCCTCCGATGACGATCACCGATTCGGCGGTGGCCAGGCGGTCGTGCGTGGCACGCAGCCCGGCAACGATCTCATCGGCCGACTGCAGTTCGGGCCTGCGCCAGAAGCCGTTGGTAACCCCCGTCGAGATCACCAGCGCGTCATACGGTTCGACGGTGGCGATGCCGTCGGGACGGTCCAGGAAGACCTTCCCCGCGGCCAGATCGACGCCGGTCAGCGTCCCCTGGACCGTGCGCACCCGGTCGAGGCCGCGGAACTTGTCGAAGGGAATCCAGTTGTGCCTGGCCCACTCGCCCGGCCGGGACAGCCGCCAGCCCAGCTCTTGGCCGCTGACCAGACCCGGCTTGGCCGAGATACCGACGACCTCGGCGTGTTTGGCAAGTTTGATCGCGGTGAGCACGCCGCTGTCTCCGAGCCCGGCGATGACCACACGTCGCATGCGGTCACCATAGCGTCAGCGCAGCTTCTCGCCGTAGACCCGCTCCACGGTCATCGTCATCAGCACCCTGCGATCGGACACCATCACCGACCGGTATTCATCCCAATCCGGATGCTCCCCGGCGGCGCTGCGGTAGTAGTCGACGAGTGCCTCGACCTCGGGGCCGTTCGGGTCCGTCCCCGGCCCGGTGAGCGTCACCGCCCCCTCGGCGGTGGCCCAAGCCCAGCCATCGACGCTGGTGACCTCGATCGCGGCGCGCGGGTCCCGACGCAGATTGGCGGTCTTGGCGCGACCCTCGGTCATCGATACGTAGATGGTGTCGGCGTCGCGGTCGTAGAACGGCGTCACCGGGGACAGTTGCGGCAGGCCATTGGACTTGATGGTGGCCAGCACTCCCAGTCGGCTCTCGGCGAGCAGCGTGCGCGGGTCGAAGGTCATGTGTTCCGTTCTAGTCCGAAGGGATGCGCACGCGGAACATCTTCGGCCAATACTTGCCGGTGATGAGGAACTCGTCGCCGTCGATGTGCGCGATGCCGTTCAGAACCTTTTGGGTGTCGCGCCCCGCGGCCTCGGCCAACTCGCTGGCATCCACGACGGTGTTCACCTCGCCGGTCGCCGGGTCGATCCGCACGATCGCGTCGGATGTCCAGATGTTGGCCCACACCTGACCGTCCACGCATTCCAGTTCATTGAGGCCCCGCACCGGACTGCCGTCTCGGGTGACGGCGATCGAGCCCGTTTCCTCGAAGGTTTCCGGGTCGTGGAATATCAGCCGGTCGGATCCGTCGCTGCGAATGAGTCGATCCCCGGCGTTGCACAGCCCCCAACCCTCGCCGTTCACAGGCACCTCACGCAGCGGCGTCATGGTCACCTTGTCCCACTCGACGGCGACGTTGTTCTGCCAGGTGAGCTCCCAGATCCGGTCACCGACAACCGTGATTCCCTCGCCGTAGTAGTTGTTGGGTGCCCCGACGGCGCGCAGGACAGCGCCGGTTTCCGGATCGAGTTCACGCAGCTGTGATTGCCCCGCGACGCCGGTGCCCTCGTAGAGGGTGGGGCCGTCGAACTCCAGGCCCTGGGTCCAGGCCGACGTGTCATGCGGCATCTCGGCGAGCACCTCGGGCTTGATCGTCGGGACAGGCGCCTTCGTTGTGCTCGTCTCGGTGACTGCCGCCGGTTGCCCGCTGCCGCAACCCGCGACCAGCGCCATCACCGCGGCGGCCCACACGACACTGTTGCGCATAGAACCCATAGATACCCGTTCTCACGGTCGGATGGCGTCGATCGCGCGGTAGATTCGCTTCTCGCTCACCGGTCGAGCGGTGCCGAGTTGCTGCGCCCACAGGCTGACCCGTAGTTCCTCGATCTGGCGCGCGATATCGCGGACGTCGTCGGCGGCCGCGCGGGTGGGTGACAGTGCGCCGACGAGGTCGTCGAGGGCGTCTTGAACGTCGTGCACCCGCTGCATCCGATCGCGGTCCGCGCCGATCGCCTGCGGCAGCCGGTCCAGCCGCCGGTTGATGGCGGTCAGGTAGCGGGCGAGATCGGTCAGCCGGCCGGCCCCGGTGGCGGTCACGAAGCCCTTCGGCATGAGCCTGTCGAGCTGGTCGCGGATGTCGGCGATCGCGTCGGCCTGTGCGGGCGGCGGCGCAGTGGGCAACGCGAGCTCGACGTCGTGAGCCGCGGCGAGCACCTTCTCGACCTGGCCGAGGATCGCCTGGGTCGTGGGCACAAGTTGTTGGGCGAGGAGATTTTGCAGGGCGGTGAACTCGGCGCGTGTCCACACCGGTGCCGGTACGAGTCTGTCGGCCGCGGCGTCGGCGCAGTCGTCGAGCAACCCCGCAAGCGACCCGTCCGGATTCGCGCCCAACATCAGCCGGGTGCGTGGATCCAATGCTCGCTCAAGGCTCTTCGCAGGCGACGGCACCGCCAGCCGCAACAGCCGCCGGATTCCCGGCACCATCGCAGCGGCCTGCTCGGCCTCGGTCGGGAACACGCGAATATCGACCGTGCTGCCGGTGTCGGCGAGGGCCGGAAAACCGCGCACGGCATGCCCGCCGCTGGAGCGTTCGACGGTGCGCGGCAGCTCGTCGAGGTCGTCGGGCCAGGCGCGAAGGCCCGTGCGTTCCAGCTCGCCCGCCACCGCCTCGGCGACGGCGCGACGGATCGGCGCGGCGAGCTGTGACTGCAGAGCCTCGAGATCTTTTCCGCGCGCGACCTCCTCGCCGTCGGACTCGACGGCGAACGTGACCCTCAGGTGCGGCGGCAGCTTGTCGAGGTCGAACGCGTCGATCGGCACGAGGATGCGGGTCAGGCGGTGCAGTTCACGCTGAAGTGCCTGCAGTATCGGCTCACCGGCGGGTGCGATCGATGCGAGGACCGCGCGGGCGGTGTCCGGTGCGGGAACGAAGTTGCGGCGCAAATCCTTTGGCAGCGACTTGATCAATGCGGTGATGAGCTCCTCGCGCAGAGCCGGTACCTGCCAACTGAATTCGTCACCACCGAGGCGGGCCAGCACCTCGACGGGCACGTGCACCGTCACGCCGTCGTCCTCGGCGCCTGGCTCGAAGCGGTACGTCAGCGGCAGTGAGAGATCCTCGGCGCGCCACGCGTCCGGTTGCTCGACGACGGCCGCATCTTCTGGATCCTTGCGCAGCAGGTCGTCCCGCGTCAGCGTGAGCAGGTCGGGTGTCTTGTGCCGCTGCTTTTTCCACCAACCGTCGAAGTGCCGCGCCGAGACGACGTCGGCGGGGATGCGAGCGTCGTAGAAGGCGTAGATGTCCTCGTCCCCGACGAGAAGATCGCGGCGGCGCCCACGCTCCTCCATCTCCGCGAGTTCCTCACGCAGCCGGGCGTTATCGCGGAGGAAGTGGTGATGGGTCTGCCAGTCACCCTCGACGAGCGCGTGCCTGATGAACAGATCGCGGGCCAGCTGTGGATCGAACTGCGCGTACCCGACACGACGGCCGACCGCGAGCGGCAGGCCGTACAGCGTCACCCGTTCGAAGGCCATGACCTCGCCCCGGCGGGCACCCCAGTGCGGCTCGCTGTAGCTGCGTACCAGCAGATGCGCGCCGACCCGTTCTACCGCCTCCGGCTGGATCCGCGCCGCGATGCGCCCGTACAGCCTGCTGGTCTCGACCAGGTCGGCGACGACGATCCATCTGGGCGGGCGCTTGGTGAGCACCGAGCCGGGGGCGAGGACGAACTTCATGTTGCGCGCGCCCTGAAAATCGCGGGATTCGCCCTCGCGCAGCCCGATGTGAGACAGCAGACCGGCCAGCAGCGCCGCGTGCACGCGGGCCGGGTCAGCGGGTTCGCGATCGTCGGACTCTCTGATGCCGAGATCGCGCGCGATGGAGCGGAGCTGCCCGGTGAGGTCCTGCCATTCACGGATGCGTAGGTAGTGCAGGAACTCCTCGCGGCACATCCGGCGAAACGCGTTGCCCGACCGTTCCTTTCGTTGCAAACCCAAATAGCGCCACAAATTCAGATACGACACGAAATCCGAATGCTCGTCGGCGAACCGGGCATGCTTCTGGCGCGCGGACTCCTCGCGGTCGGCCGGCCGTTCGCGCGGGTCGGGGATCGACAACGCGGCGGCCAACACGAGGATCTCCCGCACGCAGCCCTCGTCGTCGGCCTGCAGAATCATGCGGCCGAGACGGGGGTCGACGGGCAATTGGGCAAGACGGCGGCCGACGTCGGTGATGACGCCGTTGGTATCGAACGCGCCGAGTTCCTGCAGCAGCACGACACCATCGCGGATGCTGCGCCGCTCGGGCGGGTCGAGAAATCCGAATGTCTCGATATCGCCGAGGTTCAATGCCGCCATCTGAAGGATCACTGCCGCCAGGTTGGTCCGCAGGATCTCGGGATCCGTGTAGCGCGGTCGCGATGTGAAGTCGTCTTCGGAGTACAGGCGGATGCACACACCGGGGGCGGTGCGCCCCGACCGGCCGGCCCGCTGGGCGGCGGACGCTTGCGAGATCGGTTCGATCGGCAGTCGCTGCACCTTGGTCCTGCGACTGTAGCGCGAGATGCGGGCGGTGCCGGGATCGACGACGTAGCGGATGCCTGGCACCGTCAGCGAAGTCTCGGCGACGTTGGTGGCCAACACGATTCGCCGGCTGCTTCCGCTGGGCTGGAAGACCCGCTGCTGTTCGGCGGTTGGCAGGCGGGCGTAGAGCGGCAGCACCTCGGTGTTCTTGAGGTGGCGCAAAGCCTCTGCGGTGTCGCGAATCTCGCGTTCGCCGGACAGGAATACGAGGACATCGCCCGGCGGTTCGGCCTCCAGCTCCTGCACCGCGTCGACGATGGCCTCGGTCGGATCGCGTATTTCCGTGCGGACTATCTCGTGATCGGGATCGTCGGGATCAGCTGAGTTCGACTCGGCGGCGGTCGGCGCTCCTATGGGGACCTCGAGCGGCCGGTAGCGAATCTCCACCGGATACGTCCGGCCGGACACCTCGACAATCGGGGCGCCGCCGCTCGGTCCATATTCGGCTCCGCCGAAGTGCGCCGCGAACCGTTCCGGCTCGATCGTCGCGGATGTGACGATCACCTTGAGGTCGGGCCGCCGCGGCAATAGCTCGCGCAGATAGCCGAGAAGGAAGTCGATGTTGAGGCTGCGTTCGTGGGCCTCATCGAGAATCAGCGTGTCGTAGCGCAGCAGGCGCCGGTCGCGCTGGACCTCGGCGAGCAGGATGCCGTCGGTCATCAGCTTCACAAGGGTGCGGTCACTGGCCTGATCGGTGAACCGCACGGTGTAGCCGACCGCCTCACCCAGCGGCGTGCCCAGCTCGTCGGCGATGCGCTGGCCGACCGTGCGCGCGGCGAGGCGCCGCGGCTGGGTGTGCCCGATCGTGCCGCGGATACCGCGACCGAGTTCGAGGCAGATCTTCGGCAGCTGCGTCGTCTTGCCCGACCCCGTCTCGCCGGCGACGATGACGACCTGATGGTCGGTGATCGCCTTGGCGATCTCGTCGCGGCGCTCGCTGACCGGAAGATCGGGATAGGTGATGGTCGGCACGGCGGCCAGGCGGGTGGCGATCAGCCCTTCGGCCGTGGCGATCTGCCCGGCAACCTGTCGAAGCTTGTCGGGCCCGGCGCCGCGAAGGTTCTTCAGGCGACGGCCCAGGCGGGCGGCGTCGCGGATCGTCAGGCCGTCGAGGCGCCGGCGAAGCTGCGCGACTGACGGCTCGGACATCTCAGGTCGAGGCCGGTTCAGGGCTTATCGGGCGACCAGTAGGCGAGCATCTCGGCGAACGTCGTAAAGGCCGGTGTGGAGACGCCGTAGGTCGCCTCGAGGTGGATGCTCAGTGGGAAGCCGAGCTCGCCGACGCCGTCGACCACCCGCTTGTACAGGTCGACCATCAGCTTGCGCTTCTCCGTCGGCTCGCTTGCGGCCAGCTGTTTGACGAACTCCTGCTCGGCGGCGACGGCGGAGTTGCCCGGATCCTGGATCAGCCAGTTGATGAGGCCGACGTTGCTCTCCACCTTCGGCACAAAGCCGAACGACAGCAGGATCTCGGGACGGTGGTCGGTTTCGGAGGCGAAATTGCGGAGGAACCCGACGATTGCATCGGAGTACAACAGCTGGGTCATGCCGTACGTGGCGCCCTGGTCGCATTTGAAGTTGAAGCGGCCATGCTCGCCCTCGCGGGTCGGAATCAGGATTACGCCGCGGTTGGGCACGAGGTCGTCGTAGATCGACAGCGCATCGGTGGGGGCGACACCGGAGCCCTCGCCGTCGCTCATGGTGCGCGGCACGCCGACGAACGCGATGCCGTCGAACCCCGCCGAACTCAGATCGGTGAGCCGCTGCCGCAGCGCCGACTTGTCCAGGAAGGCCGTGACCTGGGTGCAGAGGCCGTTGATTCCGGCCAGCTCGGGCCTGATCTCGTTCCAGAAGTCCAGGACGTCCATCTTCGGCTTCATCTCGATCGGCCGGTCGTCGTCCTCTTCGATCATCCCCGGGATCATGACGTGCCGGATTCGGCCAGCCAGCCCCGTCTCCGCGGAGCACCTCAGCACCTTCTGCGCTTCCTCCAGCGCCCGTTCACGACCGTCCGTCGGGCCTTCTCTGTTCGGCGCAACGAGCTCGAGCGCGATGGTGTTGAGCGTCAACGAACTGCTCCCCTAATCCCGGTGAAACGTCCCTCGGCTGGCGGGTCGACGATGACCACACACGCATTTGCCGGGGCCCTTACCCTACAGACCCGGCCTGTGATTCTCCGTAGTCTGGGTGATGTGAGCGTTGCACCCGACCTGGACGACCGCTTCGCACGCGAGTTGCCCGAGCTGTCCGTCCGCTGGCAGGCCGAAACCGCGCCAGAACCGCGTCTGCTTGTTCTCAATGAGCAGCTGGCCACCCAGCTCGGCATCGAACCCGGGTGGCTGCGCGGCCCTGACGGGGTGCGATTTCTAACCGGCAACCTGGTGCCCGAGGGTGCGGTGCCCGTGGCACAGGCCTATGCCGGACACCAGTTCGGCGGCTATGTTCCTCGTCTGGGCGACGGCCGGGCACTGTTGCTGGGCGAACTCGTGACGGCCGATGGCGGCCTTCGCGACCTGCACCTCAAGGGTTCGGGAAGGACACCGTTCGCCCGGGGCGGCGACGGTCTTGCGGCGGTCGGGCCGATGCTGCGCGAATACATCATCAGCGAGGCCATGCACGCGCTTGGCATTCCGACCACGCGGTCGCTGGCGGTGGTCGCCACGGGGCGCACTGTGCAACGCGAAACGCCGCTGCCGGGCGCGGTGCTGGCCCGTATCGCGAGCAGCCACCTGCGGGTCGGCACCTTCCAGTACGTGGCGGCCGACGGCGACGCCGACGTGCTGCGGCGGCTGGCCGATTACGCCATCGCGCGGCACTACCCGGATGCGGCCGACGCCGACAATCGCTATCTCGCACTGTTCGACGCCGTGGGTTCCGCGCAGGCGGCGCTGATCGCACAGTGGATGCTCGTCGGGTTCGTGCACGGAGTGATGAACACCGACAACATGACGATCGCGGGCGAGACCATCGACTACGGGCCGTGCGCCTTCATGGACGCCTACGACCCGGAGGCGGTGTTCAGCTCGATCGACTCGTGGGGCCGTTACGCCTACGGCGCCCAGCCGTCGATCGCCGGGTGGAATCTCGCTCGGTTCGCCGAGACGCTGCTGCCGCTGATCGCCGACGACCAGGACCGTGCGGTGGAACTCGCCCAGGAGAGCCTCGCCGGATTCGGGCAGCGGCTCCAAGGTGCGCTGGCCTCGGGGATGCGCGCGAAGCTCGGGTTGGCCGCCGACTTGGACGAGGACGGGACCGAAGGCGTGGCGACACCGTTGATGAACGACGCGCTCGCGCTGCTTACCGAAAGCCACGTCGACTTCACCTCGTTCTTCCGCAACCTCGGCCACGCCGCCCGCGGTGACACCGAGCCGGCGCGCGGGATGTTCATGAACCTCGCCGGGTTCGACGAATGGCTCACCCGGTGGCGCGCGCTGAACCCCGATGCTGCGGGAATGGACCGGGTCAACCCCGTCTACATTCCGCGCAACCATCTCGTCGAGGAGACGCTGGAGGCCGCGACTGGTGGCGACCTGGCACCGCTGGGGAAGCTCCTGGAAGCCATCAGCGCACCGTACGACGAGCGTGATGGCTTGCAGCGCTACGCCGAACCCGCACCCGAGGACTTCGGCAAGTACCGAACCTTCTGCGGAACGTGACGTTGCTACGCGATATCCGGTTGGAGCACCGCGACGTCGGCCATGTCGGCGGCCAGGTGGCCAAGCGCGAACCGTAACCGCTTGCGCGCGCGCGACACCCGGGACATGACGGTGCCGATCGGAATGTCCATCAATACGGCGGTCTCGGCATAGGTGTAATCCAGGACGTCGGCGTAGTAGATCGCCGTCCGCGATCCCTCGGGCAGCGTCGCCATGGCCGACGTGATGTCTGGGTTCGGCACCGCATCCAGGAAGTCCGCCTCGGCGGAACGCGGCGCGTCCGCCAGTCGCCGGGCAGCGTCGAAGCCGTCCCACTCGGCGATCTCGTCGATGGAGACCTCGGCGGGTCGACACTGCTTCGATCGATACCCACTGATCCACCGGTTGTGCAGGATCCGGAAGAGCCACGCCTTGAAATTGGTGCCGTCGGAGAAGGTGTGGAAACCGGCGTACGCATGCATCAAGGCGTCCTGCAGTAGATCCTCGGCGTCGGCGTCGGAACGGGTCAGCCGGCGCGCGCC is part of the Mycolicibacterium tusciae JS617 genome and encodes:
- a CDS encoding rhomboid family intramembrane serine protease, with product MTTPPQTPTCYRHPDRATYVRCNRCNRFICPECMRDAAVGHQCAECVGEGAKTVRQARTQFGGVPSATPLVTYVLIGINVVMFGLQTVSVDLQRELVLFSPAVADGEWYRLLTSAFLHYGVTHILFNMWALYVVGPPLEAALGRLRFIGLYFTSALGGSVLVYLLSSLGAQTAGASGAIFGLFGATFVVGKRLNLDVRWVIGLIALNMAFTFVIPLVSSQNISWQGHIGGLVTGAAIAAAYAYAPRKSRTAVQVGATVGVLLLFVLLIWWRTESLLTMFGVT
- a CDS encoding VOC family protein; the encoded protein is MKLDLLSPGIEVGLVTTNLDAMVAFYEGFLELELQGEIEFPGGSQRRYSLGGSVLKLVTFTTPPPLPATSGGGRAAAGVRYFTIGVKDLTGLSKIFAESPYDVVEPLTEFEPVPGMGWMFVADPDGNWIELFGTL
- a CDS encoding heme-binding protein; translation: MKFTNIQARIVGACAAGSLLGGLAVATIAAPSAMATPAGCSASELSGTVSSATGSARAYLASHPGADAAVTTAFSQPRDQAAATLRGYFTANPGEYNDLRGILSPIGDKQSQCNVTVLPPDLASAYSQFMAG
- the lipE gene encoding lipase LipE — its product is MTDDGRIRVPADLDAVTAVGEEDHSEVDPASIERIWQAARYWYQAGMHPAIQLCLRHNGKVVLNRAIGHGWGNGPTDPSDAEKIPVTTDTPFCAYSAAKAITTTVVHMLVERKEFSLDDRVCDYLPAYTSHGKDRTTIRHVMTHSAGIPIYRGPRVDLKRMDDSEYTREQLSALKPLYRPGLVHIYHGLTWGPLMREIVSAATGRNIREILATEILDPLGFRWTNYGVAPQDVPLVAPSHATGKPMPGPMEKVFSLAVGGSMHNIIPFSNSPQYLTSVLPSSNNISTANELSRFAEILRRGGELDGVRVLKPETLKAAVKECRRLRPDVATGLVPLRWGTGYMLGSNRFGPFGRDAPAAFGHTGLSNIAVWADPERGLAAGLISSGKPGGHREAKRYPALMDLIAAELSRTPR
- a CDS encoding NAD(P)/FAD-dependent oxidoreductase is translated as MRRVVIAGLGDSGVLTAIKLAKHAEVVGISAKPGLVSGQELGWRLSRPGEWARHNWIPFDKFRGLDRVRTVQGTLTGVDLAAGKVFLDRPDGIATVEPYDALVISTGVTNGFWRRPELQSADEIVAGLRATHDRLATAESVIVIGGGAAAVSSAYNVARTWPNKRVELYFPGERALEHHHDRAWDRVRSQLVEAGVRLHPGHRAVIPDGFECDDITSTPVEFSTGQPSASADAVLWTIGRVRPNTDWLPAELLDEHGFVRVTPELRVPDHRGVFAIGDVAATDPLRSSARNRADGLLARNILAEFADQPLRSFRPASRRWGSILGIQPDGLEVFAPNGKPFRFPAWSFERILMSVIVRRGIYRGVRDNSAAMRSISAG
- a CDS encoding PPOX class F420-dependent oxidoreductase, whose translation is MTFDPRTLLAESRLGVLATIKSNGLPQLSPVTPFYDRDADTIYVSMTEGRAKTANLRRDPRAAIEVTSVDGWAWATAEGAVTLTGPGTDPNGPEVEALVDYYRSAAGEHPDWDEYRSVMVSDRRVLMTMTVERVYGEKLR
- a CDS encoding glutaminyl-peptide cyclotransferase is translated as MRNSVVWAAAVMALVAGCGSGQPAAVTETSTTKAPVPTIKPEVLAEMPHDTSAWTQGLEFDGPTLYEGTGVAGQSQLRELDPETGAVLRAVGAPNNYYGEGITVVGDRIWELTWQNNVAVEWDKVTMTPLREVPVNGEGWGLCNAGDRLIRSDGSDRLIFHDPETFEETGSIAVTRDGSPVRGLNELECVDGQVWANIWTSDAIVRIDPATGEVNTVVDASELAEAAGRDTQKVLNGIAHIDGDEFLITGKYWPKMFRVRIPSD